In the Plasmodium gaboni strain SY75 chromosome 13, whole genome shotgun sequence genome, ATAATTCATTAGTACTAGATCTTAGAAAGACATTTAGAAATAAAAGAGATGGAATATCTCACATTTTAAATgtaatatgtttattacTTAACGCATTGATGATATGGAAACTTTTAGTAGTATTCACAggtttaaaaaaaaaaaaaaatatatatatatatatacatatatgttataattttttaattatacAGCTAGCTATTTTTGAAcagttatatatatgtgtatatatatatttttttttttttttttattgcACGTTCATTAAATTGTTTAAAAATTTCCTGAACAGTTCATGCAAAATATTACGTGTTCACCATTAATTTAcatttctttatatatatatatatatatttatttatttatataatattatttatttttaaatttgAACAAATTTTAGGATGTGAATCACCTGTTGTTGTTGTATTAAGTGGAAGTATGGAGCCAGGGTATTATCGAGGTGACACCTTGGCATTGTATAATCCTCCAAAAATACATGCGGGGGATGTAGTTgtatatcaaataaatgGAAGAGATATTCCAATTGTTCACAGGATATTAAGTTTACATACATcaaaagataataaatttCACTTATTATCAAAGggtgataataataatattgatgaTAGAGGTTTATATGATCCACACCAATACTGGCTAGAAAATGAGCATGTCTTAGGTCTTTCTGTTGGTTACACACCATATATTGGTATATTAACCATATGGATAAATGAATATCCAGTAGTTAAATGGGCGATTGTTTCAATAATgttaataatgatattacttggatatgaataaataaatgaatggataaatgaatgaataaataaatgaataaataaataaataaataaataaataaatatatatatatatatatatatgtgcatatttatgtttattattattattattattattatttttttatttttattttttttttttttctaaatcctttttcatatatcattatggaataattttttttagtttataatatatatatatacaattatgtagataattaaaaagtgaatgctttttattttattcttcgtttaaataaaaatatagacACAAAAGAAACTTCTCctataatattttaatattttcatttattttttgtcATAATCTGAATTATGCGTGAAAGGATAATTTATGtgaaattatataaagtatatatatatatatatatatatatatattataatatctCATAATACCATTGCCCcttcaaatatatatatttttttttatttttatgtaattACATTATGAtcttatataaaaatgcTTATTAAAATGT is a window encoding:
- a CDS encoding signal peptidase 21 kDa subunit, with the translated sequence MDFIKEQYNSLVLDLRKTFRNKRDGISHILNVICLLLNALMIWKLLVVFTGCESPVVVVLSGSMEPGYYRGDTLALYNPPKIHAGDVVVYQINGRDIPIVHRILSLHTSKDNKFHLLSKGDNNNIDDRGLYDPHQYWLENEHVLGLSVGYTPYIGILTIWINEYPVVKWAIVSIMLIMILLGYE